One Neodiprion pinetum isolate iyNeoPine1 chromosome 1, iyNeoPine1.2, whole genome shotgun sequence genomic window carries:
- the Osi19 gene encoding uncharacterized protein Osi19 yields MKFYVLCTLLALATAQPAKTDFWKGTSMDTMVDQMKSDCAQKNDEISCMKFKVLNLLDQIFRKDSFKVSETVEVTRNSYPVEEVSARSEGSFLETVQSYLASHDVTFKLPFESSVKVSPRNIDDDELSFNVKFGEGRAVQEARKSKLKKVIIPILVFVLLKAMTLIPLAIGVLGLKAWNALQLSFFSFVVSVGLAIFQLCKKIAADGHAAPLAAHGPWEYQAAQYRAFDETQAVPQETAQDLAYAGYVQN; encoded by the exons ATGAAGTTCTACGTTCTGTGCACCCTTTTGGCCTTGGCCACAGCCCAGCCAGCCAAAACTGACTTTTGGAAAGGCACCAGCATGGATACGATGGTGGACCAGATGAAAAGTGACTGTGCCCAGAAGAACGACGAGATTTCGTGCATGAAATTCAAGGTCCTCAATCTTCTGGATCAGATCTTCCGCAAGGACAGCTTTAAG GTATCAGAGACCGTCGAGGTGACACGCAACTCCTACCCCGTTGAGGAAGTGTCTGCCCGCAGTGAAGGCTCTTTCCTCGAGACCGTCCAGTCCTACTTGGCTTCCCACGACGTTACTTTCAAGCTTCCCTTCGAGTCCTCAGTTAAAGTCAGCCCCCGTAACATTGACGATGATGAACTTTCTTTCAACGTGAAGTTCGGCGAAGGTCGCGCTGTCCAGGAAGCCCGTAAATCGAAACTGAAGAAGGTCATCATCCCCATCCTCGTTTTCGTCCTGTTGAAAGCGATGACCCTCATTCCTCTGGCCATCGGTGTCTTGGGACTGAAGGCCTGGAACGCACTCCAGCTCTCGTTCTTCAGCTTCGTCGTTTCTGTTGGCTTGGCTATCTTCCAGCTATGTAAAAAGATCGCTGCTGACGGTCACGCCGCTCCCCTCGCTGCTCATGGACCCTGGGAGTACCAAGCTGCCCAGTACCGTGCCTTCGACGAGACCCAGGCCGTCCCCCAGGAGACCGCACAGGACCTCGCTTACGCTGGATACGTCCAGAACTAA
- the Osi18 gene encoding uncharacterized protein Osi18: MQVFLIISLSLLGSLAIAQVPDASTTTEALRDIYYRCVDSESLLSCVKPKLLAYVSEAVKQDRIRITEDLVIVKSRDAPEDNADEYYQQYDAADPARREVLRSMMLEKLDAYLSSHQLEAKLPEAISGSNIVPRALVESVPSSLSVPLADTQAGQGRGFVKKVMIPFLLGLKFKATALVPLALALIALKTWKALTLGLLSLVLSGAMLIFKLTKPKVAYEVVHYGHPPVEHAPHWDTAPHGPYRAYRK, translated from the exons ATGCAAGTTTTCCTTATCATTTCGTTGTCCCTTCTGGGCTCTCTCGCCATAGCCCAAGTCCCGGATGCCTCCACGACGACGGAGGCTCTAAGAGACATTTACTACAG GTGCGTAGATAGTGAATCTCTGCTATCTTGCGTTAAGCCAAAGCTACTGGCTTACGTGAGCGAGGCTGTTAAACAGGACAGGATAAGGATCACGGAAGACCTGGTCATCGTTAAGTCACGCGACGCGCCTGAGGATAATGCCGATGAATACTACCAGCAATACGATGCCGCTGACCCAGCCAGAAGGGAGGTCCTGCGATCCATGATGCTGGAGAAGTTGGATGCTTACTTATCCAGTCATCAGCTAGAGGCTAAGCTGCCTGAGGCCATTTCCGGGTCCAACATCGTCCCCAGAGCTTTGGTTGAATCTGTGCCGTCTAGTCTGTCTGTACCCCTGGCTGACACCCAGGCAGGACAGG GTCGTGGGTTCGTGAAGAAGGTAATGATTCCCTTTCTTTTGGGACTGAAGTTCAAGGCTACAGCTTTGGTGCCCCTGGCACTTGCTCTGATTGCGCTGAAGACCTGGAAGGCCCTCACCTTAGGACTCCTTTCTCTTGTGCTCAGCGGAGCCATGCTTATCTTCAAGCTCACAAAGCCCAAGGTCGCCTACGAGGTTGTCCACTACGGACACCCACCCGTGGAACACGCTCCTCATTGGGACACCGCACCGCATGGACCTTACCGTGCCTACCGGAAGTAA